AGCCTGCCAAACTTTGAGGGGCACTTTCCGAGGCTGGAGACTCGGGGAGGGGCTGCGAGAGGGGGGGGACGAGGCAGGGATGGCCGGGGAGGGCGCGGGGGGGTCTCCGCCAGGCGGCCGAGCCCAGCGCGCCCCTCCCGCGGTcatccccgccgccgccgccgccgccgcctccgtcCGTCCCCTGGAGTCCGCCCCTCCCCGATGATGTCAGCCTGCTCGGCCCGGTGGCTGCAGCCCCCTCCTCCCTGGGAGGCGGAGGGAGGCGGCATGGCCCGGCTCGGCCCGgccggaggaggcggcggcggcccgCTCCCCCTGCGGCTGGACGCTGCGCCCGGGCCCGCGCCGCACTGGCTGGCGGTGCTGATTGCTGCTGCTGCCGGACGAAGACGAGGACGACgacggggaaggggaggaggaggaggaggaggaggaggacggcggGCAGCAGCACCAGGGCGGCCAGGCCGGCCGtcggaggcagcagcagcagcggcggaggcggcggaggaggcggcggcggcggctgcgggCGGCGGGCGCTCCGGCCGGCGGGCTGCTCCCCGGGGACCcgcggcggcggctgctgctgctgctcctgccgGCCAATGGGGGgagcggcggaggaggaggaggaggaggaggaggaaggagccccGCACCGCGCTCCGACCTGCCCGCCGCTCCGGTAAAGTCCGCAGCCggcgaggggaggggagggagagcccagccgcctccccctcccgccTGCTCTGCCAGACCCCCGCCCCAACTTTTgctccctccgatcctctctgcctcccccccgatttccccctctcccccagccccccactTTCCCTTCCAGNNNNNNNNNNNNNNNNNNNNNNNNNNNNNNNNNNNNNNNNNNNNNNNNNNNNNNNNNNNNNNNNNNNNNNNNNNNNNNNNNNNNNNNNNNNNNNNNNNNNCAAGAGGCCGCCCAGCCTCTTCttagaacctccagtgatggagcggcCACAGCTtcggtggcaagcagttccgctggctaattgtcctcactgtcatgAAATCCTTCTTTAGTTCTTTAGTTGTTTTTCTCTTTGACTAGAATCaggatcagaatagagctggaagggacctcggaggtcttctagtccagccccccccaccgctcaagcaggagatcccattTCAGAGCTGtcccaatctcttaaaaacctccaatgatgaagcatccagaacctctggtggcaagttgttccactggttaattctcctcactgtctccttagttctgtgttgcttctctcttgattcgtttccatccattgcttcttgtcctccctccAGGGGCTTCAGGtagaaatagcttgactccttcttctttggggcagcccccccataatattggaacactgccgtCCATGTTACCCCAATCCTTCCCTTCCTAACTTATACAGaagacagaatgacagagttagaTGCTTCATCCATGAAAGCTTTCGAGAAGAGACAGGGCTGCCCTCGGTCAGAAATGGAGTAGGGCTTGGACGGGGGttgactggatgacctccaaggtcccttccaactctgtaattctgtaccATCAGAAAGCTAAAAAAAGGGGGATCACGAGACCCCGGGGGATGCCACGACTGTCATAATTAGGAGTCTGTTGCCAGGTTGCTGAATTTTGACTAGGTGAGGTGACCACTGcatcggtcgtaagtgtgaaccaccgtcctaagtccctttttgtCAGCGCCATTGTAAACTCAGTCACTCCATAaacggtcgtaagtggaggactaccggAGTCTACCCCAGTAAGAAGCTTCCCCCGTTGGGTACCCAATctcttacagattaacagagtggaaggggaccttggaggtcatctagaccaacccccacccaagcaggagaccctgcaccatttctgaccgaggcCAGCCCagtcctcttcttgaaagcttccaggggaTGAAGGCTGCCACAACAACCCATCAGGCACAGCCCAGTCTTCGGGGTCCCCCCGAGTCGTCAGGAGGAGGGTGGGAGCCGAGCTCACTCCCCTGCCCCTCGTAGGTGACGGGGACCCTCTTCGTCTACGGCCTCTTCCTGTCCGAGCTCCTGCAGAGAAGACCCCcgtggagaagatggactgaaaTCCTTTACTGCGTCCAGGCCGTCAGCCGGGTGCTGGAGTTCCTGGTGGCCCTGTGTGTGGTGAGCTACGGCACCTGGGGCTCCATCGTGGGGGAGTGGACGTGGCTGGGGGCCTCGGTCATCATCGTTCCACTGCTACTTCAACGTCTGGCTGAGGGCCCGATCCGGCTGGAAGAACTTCTCGCTCGCTGGGAGGCCGCCAAGAAGATCGGCTTGCTACCGAGGGCCACCAGCAGGCAGCTGGAGGACCACAACGACCTGTGTGCCATCTGCTTCCAGGTGAGTTGCCCCCTCACCCTCACCGCGAGGAGTGAGCGGTTGCGTCCCCCTCTCCCCCACTGGGGAGACCTGATGGGCTTTGTGCTGTAATGCATCCAGATAGCTTGAGGATGGAttaaaccagaggtgtcaaactcgatttcaatgAGGGCCGCGTCAGAGTTGCATTTGACCTGTGGCAGGGCGGGGGCCAgggagggtgtggccagcttggcgtctgccaatgaaaacggggtTCCAAGCTCCGTTTTAGGCTGCAACaatctcctgcaatcctctgccggCGAACACGGAGCTCCGATTTTGCTTCCAGAGGCATCGCGGACAGGCCGTTCACTCTTTGCAGATCTAAGCCCCCCACGGGCTGGCTCTGGCCCCTCGGCCTTGAGTCAGACACCCCCGTTTTAAACCCTGGGCAAgggtgtgaagtacccgtggttcgtccatgaggccagtgttgagaaaagacacctgtgtggttcagcgtggctgcgcatgccctgttatgcactgggccatgggtgaccgccacacctacccaaggagttatatgacaacacgaGGGGTCCCAACGGTGGTGTTTTTCTTTCCCaacactggactttctggttttcctctgaaagacgtttcgcttctcgtgTGTGCgaggagtgtaaatccttccgTTCTGCACCATTCATgccgagctgaagaagcttctgggatgagaagcgaaatatcttcagaaaaaaaaacagaaagtccagtcactttttgaaaaaggaaaaacatcctttggacaaccacgacctggatgacggagaatctccataggcacctgGGCAAAGGGGTTGGATGGATGATCTCTTGAGGTCCCGTCCAGCTTTTAAGGTTCCTTACACTTCCCAAAGACTCTCTTGTCTTCCCTACCCTCCTTCATTCAACTGCCAAGGATTCTCTGAAATTTACATTGAATCCCACAAACACAAATgcagcatttatttaaaaatccaGCCCGGAGTCGCCGcactaatccttgacttacaaccggttcattcagtgacggttcaaagttacaaccgccctgaaaaaagtgaagtgaggaactgtttttcatacttacgaccgttacagcttccccacggtcacatgatctcAATTTACATGTGACCACGTACATGTGACGGGGGGCTCACGCCAATCCGCGTGGGCGGGCTTCTGGCGAGCGAAGTCGACGGGGAAAGccggattcactgaacaaccgtgtgactaacgtAACCACCACAGTGATTCGCTGAACGATGGGGGTGAAGAAAGGTGGCATAATGGGGCACAACTCAAGCCAAGGGGAaaggcagattcgcttaacaatggtttcactcatttaacaacggcagggattcagttaactctggcaagaaaggatcGTTAAATGGGACACTTCGCGACTGGCTCGcttagaaatgttgggctcaatgatggtcgtaagtcgaggactacctgtatcccctCAAATTCACCGTAGCAAGATCTTCGTTCCAGGTGAATTCTTTGTCATTTGTGGACGTGGCCGAGatccaggagccgaggtggcgcagtggttagggtgcagtactgcaggccacttcagctgactgctatctgcagttcggcggttcaaatctcaccagctcaaggttgactcagccttccatccttccgaggtgggtgaaatgaggacccagactgtgggggcgatatgctgactctgtaaaccgcttagagagggctgaaagccctatgaagcggtatataagtctaataaataaatgaataaatgaacccACTCCAAGCTCAGGTCTACGCAGGTCTCTTCTCCtcacctccctttctctctctctttttctcaggAAATGACCCTCGCCGTGATCATGCCCTGCGGCCACATTTTCCACGAAGGCTGCCTTCGCAAGTGGTTCTATGTGCAGGACACCTGTCCCCTCTGCCACCAGGCGGTTCAAGTCCCGGCGACCCGGGAAGTCCAGCGAAGCCACGCTGGAGCAGAGGAGACATTCCAGCCGGAGCGTGGCCGATCCGTCAGCCACCAGAACACAGCAGACGCCAACAATGACAGCCCGCTGGACCCCGGCACGTCGAGTTGCGCAGAGCAGCCTGGGCTTCGGCCACGGGGGTCTGCTGGGAAGACCCTGTGAGTCCACGAGGGGCTGTATCTGGGCTGTCCCAAGAAAGAGCCCCCACCGCAAAAGGAAATGACCAACTGCCTGTGCTGGAAAGTCCGGAAAAACTCAGGGAATCGGTAGAGGTCCGGTGTATGGGGCAGCACCTTCCCCAAAGCGAGCTCTGAGATTACCCAGTGTGCAATGAGGCACCGGTCCCCCTTGGCCCTCGGCGCCTCGGAGTGCCGAGGGGCGTCGGGAGAGGATCACGGCAACAACCGCCAGCCATCCTCGCGATGCAGAGATTGTGGGCGAGGTTCAGGAGAAACCGGACGCTATCTGTGAGCAACTGGACAGTCTCAGGAACATCCTCCCCGCATCCCTTCCTGACCCTCAGCCGTCGCTCGCGGGTATTTCTCCCAAAAAAACCTTGTATCCCCTAACCTGCCTTCCGGCTTCCCCTTACCCTGTCAATTGCCTTTTGCCGGTCTAACTCAGGAACCTCAACCGGAGAAGTGTATTTTTCAAACCATGCACAGTGGGGGCTCGGAAAGCCCGTTGCTGCGTTCACCTTTTTTTGTGATCGGAAAACCCGCCGGCTCGATTCTCCGAACAAGGCAGGCTGACGTCAGCCTGGTAGCTGGGCTCTGCGGCTTCCTCGTGGatttttggggaagggggagCAACGGGTGGCATTTGGCAAGTCCATAAGGCGGGCAGGTAACTCGCCTGGCGTCCCAGGGGTGACCCAGCCCAGTGAGGCCACAAAACACGGCGCAGGTGAGAATTCCTCTCTACCCTCTTCTGCCCATTGCGTGTTGTGGTAGTTGTGTTGCAGAAGATCCGCCCCAGGCCTCTTGCTCTCTGGCTAAATAAAGCATGCAGGCCACTTTAAggcacgtggacttcaactcccagaattccctagccagccataaGCCccccgctggctggggaattctgggagttgaagtctacatgtcTTGAAATGGGCAAAAATTGGTACATGTGAAATAAAGGGGAGGGGTGGATTTCCAGCATgcgaagaggaagaaaagaaaaaaaacccacaattagAGGACAGATTGGGGCGgggggattatggggtcattaaccCCAGAGTGGGACCCCCCTCAAATTCAAACCCGACCAGCATGATTAACCCTCAAATCCTGAAGAATCAGCCGCTAAAATCTGACGTGCCAAAGTGGGCTTAACTTTACCAAAAAGATTTAATCACACGGGTGGACTTTTTAatagggtggggggagaagggcaGGAATTGGGCGGTTTCGTGCGAACGGCAAATTCTTTGACTCTCTAAAATATCTCCGTTGTGAGTGGATTCCCGGTTGTCTTCCTTGCACCCTGGTGTGCGTTGTGCGTCGGTCCAGTCAAGATCTGTTGCTGAACTTGCCTGCgggggttgtgggtgctcccaccCTGGAGgccttttaagaagagtctggaccgGCATTTGCCTGGAATGGTTTGGGgcctcccgcttgagcagggggttggactagatgacctgcaaggtcccttctgactcgtAATTCCGTAGGGCGACGTGATCGCAGTcaaccaatatttgaagggctgccccaaagaagaggagggtcaacttattctccagggcacctgaaagCAGAACCAATCAAAGGAGAGAGGCAGCccagaactgaggaggaatttcaggacagtgaggataattagccagtggaacagcttgccaccagaagttgtaggtgcttcatcactggaggcttttaagaacagacgggacagtcatttgtctgaaatggtatagagctggGAGGGTGAACCGatacacgcatgcacagggggggcgGGACACGTGCCAAGCGCATGTGCGGGGGTGGGGTGCACGTGGGGGAGGTCCATGCATCCCTGGGGGTGGGGCACCcggtcacacacacatgcgcagaggGGGGGCTGGgcaggcattgcattatggcGCACGCTTTCCGCACACACCACTGAAAAAATtatccatcactggtatagagggcttaaacggggttggactagaagacctcccaggtcccttccaactctcaaaTGGGTCACTCGGCTCCAAAGGACAATCCGCACCACTCTGGACCAGCTGCTTTCTTAAACTGGGAGTGGGgcggtttttttttctgtttccttcgCAGGTCATCAGGGGTTCAGGTTGCCGTCACACAACTGAGTTGTGTAACCCGGTGCACAATTGGGTCTGTGAAGGGATGAACAAGGATTCGTCCCAGTGGTGAAAAACCCTGCCTGTTAATCTCGGAAACCAGCACATCTGGCGGCTGGGGAAATTTCATTGGCCCATCCAGCCTtggaagatgggtggatttcaactctctgtATACAGGTGGCGCACATGAGACACTCTGTGTGAATGcagcaaacccctctcccttctagcactgatgatgtaacctagacggataaggaaatgtctgcaagctcagagggcaccaaggaccccacagtcctcctcctcctcccaaaactattcccttcaagcactgatgatgttacttagttgggtaatgaaatgtctgcaagaaaacagccaagctcagagagcaataaggaccccacagttctcctcctctccgcaaaccccacttccttctagcactgattatgttacctagctgggcaatgaaacgtctgcaagaaaatcacccagctcagagcatcaaggaccctgcTGTGGCCCGCCAACAGATTCGGGCAGCGAGGAGCTTGAGGAGGAAcattggagtctggggaaggctctgaggagggctctgtgtcggaggcagagagggggccagggccatatgccagttatcagctgccttcggagtcagacgtcagtgaggcagaagaacagctggagcctgttcccagtgtgcgcatgcacagagttgccagacgaagggaagagctaaagaacaggggtcgacttgggaggaaggccacaggtggacggtgaatggcccctcccagagggaataaaagggaagtggagtttgcaggagacaattagtttgcttcattggttcatgactctccgagactccttgccaagttctgcagataccggcctggcagctctccaagccagataaggtctgtgaccataaatcctcccttgaaagactttgctggatacgaatgagcagaattcacagcaaattaataaaagggttttttgttgggacaaggagttggcttcaggctccttggaagcctctgtcagaacagacccccacagtcttcctcctcctctccgcaaaccccactcccctctAGCACTGGCAATATTAGCTGGTTGGGTCTTGAAATGTCTCCAAGATGACCCCCAACCTCAAAGAGCACCGAGGACCTCACAgtcgtcctcttcctcctttcctcaaaccccactcctttgTGGCATTGATGACgtgacctagttgggtaatgaatctggatgcctcttgggggggggggggggagaatcaccTTTGGGACTTGTAATATTTTCCAACCACTCTCCTCCTCCGGAACTTGCCAGACCATAATAAGAGCGATTTGGTGGTGCTTTTTCTGGCAGCAGCTGCTACCGGCtgggagaagaaggggggagtTTTCTCCATGGCGGCCTTAAATTATCCACCATAAAACTGTAACCTTCATCCATGGGGTGGAGAAGAGTTCAATCATCTGGTTGCCACCAATTTACGCGGGCCTATTTTTTTCTGCCAACTCAACCCTGGAAGAATTCAGATTAAAGAGACTAGGGTGAAGACCCCCTTGAGAGTTAGCCCCCCCCCCTACCTTTCCccagcaggggggaaaaaactgcaTCCGTCACTAAGAGAACATCCAGAGGCATCTGGTCATACGTTCTTGACTTACACCAGATCGGCTCGCCACAGTGCCAGCTGTTGAAGTTCTCCACAAGTTTGGTGGTCTTCTGGCTCAGCTTTGACTTCTGGCCGCCTTCAGATAGCTACACCACAAGGAGTCGGCTTAGGGGgtcttctgaccgaggcttcccgagaacctgaagccaactcctcgtcccgacaaaaaccccttttattaattgactgtgaattctgctccttcacacccagcaaagtctttcgagggaggatttatagtcacagaccttatctggcttggagagcttccatgccgatctctgcagaacttggagcctcggagagtcacgaaccaatgaagcgaactaattgtctcctgcaaactccactccccttccgctcctcttttatgtcctctgggaggggccattcaccgtccacctgtggccttattcccaagtcgaccctcatcctttagctgttcccttcgtctggcagctctgtgcatgcgcacactgggaacaggctccagctgttcttctgcctcactgatgtctgactccaaagcagctgataactgtcagacagcccatctctgcctccgacacagagccctcatccgagccttccccagactccaggactggcccatcttcctttccaacctcctcactctccgaatctgcttccagctccaccaCAACAGGGGGGGCACCTTGAGAGCCCTAATAGGAGTTCTGGAGCCCCTTCATCCCACACGTCCAATGGTCATGAAGTGCAGAGGAGGCACCAAGTGTTTCTTCACACAAGGGCAAGCAATCCTGGAGGTAGGTCTTCCAAAACCACGTGTccacctccctttccttcttctccctgcaCATCAAGTCCTCCTCAATTAAAGCTTGGCTCCTGATGATGTTGTGTTGGTTTCTTCACAACTGGTGTCCACTCAACCTTCCGGCGCCTGTTGGGACCTTCTCAATGGGATGGACGCCAACGCGCCTCGGACTTGACTCTATGCCTCCAGACGggggtagaaaaaaaaatgcaggtggGACTTGCAaggattcatttagtgactgttcaaggttacaacggcagtgggaaaaagtgatttagagcagtgtttgtcaaccttggcaacttgaagatgtccg
The DNA window shown above is from Thamnophis elegans isolate rThaEle1 chromosome 9, rThaEle1.pri, whole genome shotgun sequence and carries:
- the LOC116513284 gene encoding LOW QUALITY PROTEIN: RING finger protein 145-like (The sequence of the model RefSeq protein was modified relative to this genomic sequence to represent the inferred CDS: inserted 1 base in 1 codon; deleted 1 base in 1 codon) — its product is MVMKCRGGTKCFFTQGQAILEVTGTLFVYGLFLSELLQRRPPWRRWTEILYCVQAVSRVLEFLVALCVVSYGTWGSIVGEWTWLGASVIIVHCYFNVWLRARSGWKNFXARWEAAKKIGLLPRATSRQLEDHNDLCAICFQEMTLAVIMPCGHIFHEGCLRKWFYVQDTCPLCHQAVQVPATREVQRSHAGAEETFQPERGRSVSHQNTADANNDSPLDPGTSSCAEQPGLRPRGSAGKTL